The Deferribacterota bacterium genome contains the following window.
AACATAAATTTTACCAACCACATCCCTTTCATAATCATTTAATATAGGTATATTTACAGCTGTGGGTAAATGATCCTCAAAAAATTCTGAAGGGGATCTAACATCAATAATTGTATATGAGTTAAAACCTTTATCTATTAACTCATCTATATTGATTAGACTACTATCGCTTGTTTTTAATATCATATTCTTTAGATATTAACTCATAGAGGGTTTTAAGACCAAATGAAGTAGCACCACTGCCATATATGGGGTGTTCCTCTGTTAAAAATGCAGGCCCTGCGATATCTAGGTGTAACCATGGTGTAGTGCCTACAAACTCTTGCAAAAAAAGAGCTGCAATTATAGCACCTGCCTCTCTTTTGTCTTTTGAAATATTTTGAAGATCTGCTATTTTACTTTTTATCCTATCCTTATATCCTTTATAGAGAGGCAATCTATAGAAATCCTCCCGAGCTCTTTTAGAAGCCTCAATAAACTTAGTGGATAAATCTTCATCATTTGTAAAGTAGCCAGCACAATAACTTCCCAAAGCAACAACCATCGCACCTGTTAAAGTAGCTATATCTATAATTAATCGTGCATTATTATTTTTGACTGCATAGGCCAAACTATCAGCTAAAATTAACCTACCTTCCGCATCAGTATTTAAAATCTCAACTGTCTTTCCTGAATATGATTTATATATATCCCCTGGTTTATAACTATCTGCGCTAACACTATTCTCGACTAAGGGTATCAAAGATATAATATTACATCTAACATTTAAATCGGCTAGCAAATTTATAATAGAATATGCTATTGCTGCCCCTGACATATCACTTTTCATAGTCTCAATAAAACCAGTAGGTTTTAGATTGGTACCACCACTATCAAAGGTAACGCCCTTGCCAACAACATATATAAAATCCCTATTTTCTTTACCTTCATATCTCATCTTAATAAATCGCTGCTTATTTTTGCTACCTCTACCAACAGCTGATATTAAATTGAAACCCCTTTGTTCAATCTCTTTATCATCCCATATCTGGATGTCAATATTCTTGTTACTATTTAATCTAACATATTCGGAAAAAGTTGATGGGGTTATTTCATTTGCAGGTTCATTAATAAGGTTTCTGGCAATATCTATATGTTTAAATAAAATAGGTATATAATCATATCCATTTTCTATAAAATTAATTATTTTTTTATTAGAAGTAACTATATTTAAGGTATCCAATGAAAATTCCTTTTTATCACTTTTATATCTCTCAAAGAAATAGCTACCATAGAAAAGACCCTCTATAAATGATTTGCTGAATTCATAGCTATCAGAAATTTCAAGCACATCCTCAAAGGGAATATAATACATAGTCCTACAATATTGATCTTTTAGAAAGGTTATTGCCTTTTTCCCTGCAATTAAAAAATCTTTAGCTTCATACGTAAACTCTAAAGAATATAAAATAACACTATATTTAAAAGCACCATCCCTTATATAAGCTGTTTTTATCCTATTGTCGCTATCACCTTTATTTGCTTTAATTAGATTTTCAAAAAATCTAACATTATCTTCACCAAATATCTCCTTTAGATATAATGAGTCTTTTTTAAATGGCACAAAAACCGGATATTCTATTTTTTTCTTTAAATCTTCTTTTTTTTGAATTATAACTTTCATAATGACACCAAAATAATATAATATATTAATAATGCTTATAATACCTTATATAAATAATGATTAAAACATTGTCAATTACAAATCAAAAAGGTGGGGTTGGGAAAACAACAACTGCAGTAAATCTGGCAGCCTGTTTGTCATCAGCTGATTTTAAAATTCTCCTTATAGATATGGATCCACAAGCTAATGCCACGAGTGGATTAGGACTATTATCATCTAACATCACATATAGTATATATGATGTATTAATGAATGATGTAAATATTGAGGATGTTATACAAAAAGTTGATTTTGAGAAACTAGATATTGCACCAAGCAAGATAGATTTAACAGCAGCTGAATTAGAACTGGTAAGCATTATATCAAGAGAAAACCAGCTAAAAAAGAAGATTAATAATATTAAAAATAAATATGATTTTATAATTATTGACTGCCCTCCATCACTAGGTCTTTTAACTATAAACGCATTGGTTGCATCAGATTCAGTATTAATACCACTACAGTGCGAATACTATGCTCTAGAAGGCCTATCAAAATTGTTATCTACTATAGATTTAGTTAAAGAGGATTTAAATAGCAATCTTTCTATTGAAGGTATACTTTTAACTATGTACGATCCAAGAAACAATCTATCAAAGGAGGTCGAAAAAGAAGCAAAAAACTATTTTGGCAATCTAGTTTTTAATACAAAAATTCCACGAAATGTTAAACTATCTGAAGCCCCTAGTTACGGTCAGCCAATTATTATCTATGATGCAACCTGTAAAGGTGCAGAGAGTTATGTAGAGTTTGTAAAGGAGTTTTTAGCAAGATATGAAAAAGAAACCATTGGGTAGAGGTTTAGAGGCTCTTATACCAAGAAGTGAATCAAAAAAAGAAATATTTCAACTAAACATTGATGAAATAGTACCAAATTGCGAACAACCAAGAAAAAGCTATGATGAAGAAAGCCTTACAGAATTAGCAGAGTCAATAAAAGAGCACGGTATTATTCAACCAATAATAGTTACTAAAGTTGATAACAAATACAAAATTATAGCTGGCGAAAGGCGTTTCAGAGCTGCAAAAAAAATAAATCTAAAACAAATACCTGCTATTATCAAAAATATAGATAGGGATGGCAAAATATTAGAGTTAAGCTTAATAGAAAATATCCAGAGAGAAGATTTAAACACAGTTGACTTAGCAAGGGCCTACAAATTTTTAATTAATAGGTGTTCATATACGCAAGAGGAGTTGTCAAAAGTTATCGGGAAAAGCAGAAGCTCAATTGCAAATACCCTCAGATTATTAAAACTGCCACAGGAGGTTTTAGAAGGCTTAAAAAATAATAAAATTACTGAAGGACACGCAAGAACACTACTAGCTCTAGAAGAACAAAACTATATTAGAGATGTGTATAAGAAAATTTTAGATAATAATCTAAGTGTAAGAGAGACAGAACAACTAATAAAAAAACTAAAAAATAAAAACTCCAAAAAAATAAAAAGTGAAAACCCCTTTAAGCCTTTTATAAATGATTTAGAAAAACAGCTTGAAAATTTCTTTAATACAAAAGTAGTTATTAGTGGTAGGGAAACAAAAGGATCTATAAAAATAACCTATAATAGTAAAAAAGAGTTAGAGCAGATTATAAGTAAATTAAGAGGTGAACGATGTTAAGGCAAAGAGAAGAGCAGCCAAAAATAAATGCTTTTTTAGGGAAAGACACAAGTTTTAATGGGACCTTAGTCTTTGAGGGGGCTGTCAGAATAGATGGTTCAATGGAAGGCAACATAAAAACCAACGATACACTTGTTTTATCAGAAACATCTAAGATCAAAGCAGATATTGAGGCAGGTATAGTCAAAATATCAGGATCCTTTGATGGTAAAATTATAGCCAAAGAAAGGGTAGAGCTATATAAACCAGCAAATATTTCAGGAGTTATAAACACGCCTTCAATAACCATTGAAGATGGTGTTATCTTTAATGGTACAATAGAGATGTCTAAAACAAAAACAACATTAAAAGAGGTGAAAAGTGAAAAGAAAGGCTTTGATAGCAGCAAATTGGAAAATGAATAAGGATATCAATGAATCCTTAATTTTTATTAATAGGTTAAGTGATAAAGAAATTGATTACAATAAAGTAGATGTGCTTATAGCCCCACCATTTACAAGCTTGTATTGCATTTCTTGTGAAATCAAAAAGAAATTGCCAAACCTGCTTTTATCAGCCCAAAATATATATTTTGAAAAAGAGGGGGCTTTCACAGGTGAAATATCAGCAAAAATGGTGGGCTCAACGGGGGCAACTTTTACTATACTGGGTCACTCTGAAAGAAGGCAATATTTCAAGGAAGACGATGAGATAATTAATAAAAAAATAAAGGCTGCCCTAGATTTTAACTTAAATATTATTTTGTGTATAGGAGAAAATATATTCGAAAGAGAAGCAGACGTTGCTACTGAGGTTGTTTTGTCTCAACTAGGTAGATCCCTTAAAGATATTAACAATGACTTTATAAATAATATAGTAATAGCCTATGAGCCTGTATGGGCTATTGGCACAGGTAAAACTGCTTCTAGCGAAGATGCTAATGATATGCACAGTAAAATAAGGGGTAAAATAAAAGATTTATACAATTATGATGTTGCAGAGAATATAAAAATTCTATATGGTGGCAGCGTAAAACCTGAAAATATAAAAGAGCTAATGAATAAAGAACATATTGACGGAGCATTAGTAGGAGGCGCAAGCTTAGATGTTGAAAAATTTTATAAAATAATTAGCTTTTACAATCAATAAATATAGTAAGAAATAAAAGGAGGGTTTCAATTGTTTACAATAATATTAGCTATACATATATTTGTTTGTTTACTACTTGTACTTGCAATATTGATACAACCTAGTAAAAGTTCAGATCTTAGTTCTACATTGGGAGGGGGTATAGCTACAGATTTATTTGGCCCTGGTGCCCCTGCTAGTATTATGAATAAAATAACTACAATCCTAGTAATTATATTTATGCTTACTTCAATTAGTTTAACCATTCTCTCAAAGGGTACCTATGAAAGCTCTGTAATAAATGAAATGCAAAATAACAAGATAAACACTCAGGAAAACATCCCCACTGAAAGCAAATGAATAAAAAAATAGCTACTTTACTTTTATTACTTGTTCTTATTATAGTCTCTTGTAGTGATAACAATAATACAAACAAAGAAAAAGATAGCGGAAAAATTGCTCAAATAGAAAATGAACGATATGGAGGCGTATTAATTGAAGGCAGCATTGGTGATGCAAACAATTTAATACCTATATTAGCTAATGATTTAACCTCCCATATGATAGCCTCAATGGTCTATAATGGATTGTTAAAATATGACAAAAATTTAAAATTAGTGGGTGATCTAGCAAAAAGCTGGAGAGTATCTGAAGATAGAAAAGAAATAACCTTTACTTTAAAGGAAGATGTTAAATGGCATGATGGCAAACCCTTCACAGCTGATGATGTAATATTTACATATAATACAATTGTAGATGATAATACACCCACACCCTATGATGCTGATTTTAGAAAAATAACTAAGATAGAAAAAATAAATAACTATAAAATTAAAGTCTACTATGATGAACCATACGCACCTGCACTTGCTTCTTGGACAATGCATATACTTCCAAAACATCTATTAGAAAATTCAGATATTACCAAATCCTATCTTCAAAGGAAGCCTGTAGGGACTGGACCCTTTAAATTTAGTAATTGGGATGCAGGCTCATATATAAAATTAATATCAAATGAAGACTATTTTGCTAAAAGGCCTTTTCTAGCTGGTTATATACTAAGAATAATACCAGACCAAACAAGTATGTTTATGGAATTATTAAACGAAAAAATTGATTTAATGAACCTAACCCCCATTCAATACACCAAACAAACAAACAATAGTAGATTTACAGATAAATTTAATAAATTTAAGTATCTATCTGATACTTATACCTTTGTTGGATATAACCTAGAAAAAGAAATCTTTAAAGACAAAAGAGTTAGGCAGGCATTAAGTTATGCAACACCAAAAGAGAAAATAATTTCAGGGGTTCTTTTAGGTTTGGGAAAGATAGCTACTGGTCCTTATAAACCAGGAACAACTTGGTATAATGAAAATATAAAAAGATATGAATATAACATAGAAAAAGCAAAGATGCTCTTAGATGAGGCTGGTTATCACTATGACAAAGAAGAGAATATAAGAAAAAAGGGAGATAATAGATTGTCCTTTACTATTATAACTAACCAAGGCAATGAAAACAGAAAAAAAGTTGCTACTATATTACAAGAAAGCTGGGAAAAAATAGGGGTTAATATTGATATAAGAGTATTAGAATGGGCAACCTTTATCAATGAATATATTAATAAAAGAAATTTTGATGCTGTTGTATTAGCGTGGAATATTGTCCCTGATCCAGACATTTATGATGTCTGGCATTCAAGTAGATGCAAGAAAGGCGGGCTAAACTTTACATGCTACAAAAATAAAGAACTCGATAAATTAATTGAAAAAGGGAGAAAGACCTTTGATACAGAAGAAAGGAGAGCAATATATTTTAAGATACAGGAAATATTAGCAGAAGAACAACCTTATACATTCTTATATTACCCAGATGCACTAGTTGGATTACACAAAAGATTTCACAATGTAAAACCAGCACCAGCTGGTATAAAATATAATATCGAAGAGTGGTTTGTACCCAAAAATGAGAGAATCTATAACTACGTTCCCTAGCACATAATGCTAACATATATCATAAAGCGATTACTTCTAATGATCCCTCTACTTATTGGTATAACATTTATCTGTTTCATAGTAATACATTTAGCCCCAGGGGACCCAACGGAAATAACAAATGCACTAAACCCAAAAGCTAGTGAACTAGCAAGGGAACGGTTCAGAAAGATGTATAACCTAGATAAACCTTTGCATATCCAATATTATCTATGGTTAAAAAAATTTGTAGTCTTTGATTTTGGAAACTCCTTTACACAAGATAGACGCCCTGTATTAGAAAAAATTATTGAGAGACTACCCCTAACAATTTATCTAAATATTAGCGCACTTATTATTATATTTATGGTAGCTATCCCCTTAGGAGTTTTTTCTGCCTACTACAGAGATAGCCTTTTTGACAAAATAACAACAATATTTGTCTTTATTGGTTTTGCAATCCCATCTTTCTGGTTAGCCTTGTTATGTTTGTATTATTTTGGGGTTATTTTACATATATTACCTATATCAGGTATAC
Protein-coding sequences here:
- a CDS encoding ABC transporter permease, with amino-acid sequence MLTYIIKRLLLMIPLLIGITFICFIVIHLAPGDPTEITNALNPKASELARERFRKMYNLDKPLHIQYYLWLKKFVVFDFGNSFTQDRRPVLEKIIERLPLTIYLNISALIIIFMVAIPLGVFSAYYRDSLFDKITTIFVFIGFAIPSFWLALLCLYYFGVILHILPISGIHSYNFEKLSLLGKLLDIAKHSLLPILLSAFSSLAGVSRYARNSTLEVLSEDYIEAARARGINEGKILFGYAFRNSLLPIITVIGLSIPALIGGSVIFESIFALPGMGQLFYQSVMMRDYPTIMGILVMGSFLTLIGNLIADILYMIVDPRVRTN
- the secG gene encoding preprotein translocase subunit SecG, with the translated sequence MFTIILAIHIFVCLLLVLAILIQPSKSSDLSSTLGGGIATDLFGPGAPASIMNKITTILVIIFMLTSISLTILSKGTYESSVINEMQNNKINTQENIPTESK
- a CDS encoding peptide-binding protein — its product is MNKKIATLLLLLVLIIVSCSDNNNTNKEKDSGKIAQIENERYGGVLIEGSIGDANNLIPILANDLTSHMIASMVYNGLLKYDKNLKLVGDLAKSWRVSEDRKEITFTLKEDVKWHDGKPFTADDVIFTYNTIVDDNTPTPYDADFRKITKIEKINNYKIKVYYDEPYAPALASWTMHILPKHLLENSDITKSYLQRKPVGTGPFKFSNWDAGSYIKLISNEDYFAKRPFLAGYILRIIPDQTSMFMELLNEKIDLMNLTPIQYTKQTNNSRFTDKFNKFKYLSDTYTFVGYNLEKEIFKDKRVRQALSYATPKEKIISGVLLGLGKIATGPYKPGTTWYNENIKRYEYNIEKAKMLLDEAGYHYDKEENIRKKGDNRLSFTIITNQGNENRKKVATILQESWEKIGVNIDIRVLEWATFINEYINKRNFDAVVLAWNIVPDPDIYDVWHSSRCKKGGLNFTCYKNKELDKLIEKGRKTFDTEERRAIYFKIQEILAEEQPYTFLYYPDALVGLHKRFHNVKPAPAGIKYNIEEWFVPKNERIYNYVP
- a CDS encoding leucyl aminopeptidase yields the protein MKVIIQKKEDLKKKIEYPVFVPFKKDSLYLKEIFGEDNVRFFENLIKANKGDSDNRIKTAYIRDGAFKYSVILYSLEFTYEAKDFLIAGKKAITFLKDQYCRTMYYIPFEDVLEISDSYEFSKSFIEGLFYGSYFFERYKSDKKEFSLDTLNIVTSNKKIINFIENGYDYIPILFKHIDIARNLINEPANEITPSTFSEYVRLNSNKNIDIQIWDDKEIEQRGFNLISAVGRGSKNKQRFIKMRYEGKENRDFIYVVGKGVTFDSGGTNLKPTGFIETMKSDMSGAAIAYSIINLLADLNVRCNIISLIPLVENSVSADSYKPGDIYKSYSGKTVEILNTDAEGRLILADSLAYAVKNNNARLIIDIATLTGAMVVALGSYCAGYFTNDEDLSTKFIEASKRAREDFYRLPLYKGYKDRIKSKIADLQNISKDKREAGAIIAALFLQEFVGTTPWLHLDIAGPAFLTEEHPIYGSGATSFGLKTLYELISKEYDIKNKR
- a CDS encoding polymer-forming cytoskeletal protein gives rise to the protein MLRQREEQPKINAFLGKDTSFNGTLVFEGAVRIDGSMEGNIKTNDTLVLSETSKIKADIEAGIVKISGSFDGKIIAKERVELYKPANISGVINTPSITIEDGVIFNGTIEMSKTKTTLKEVKSEKKGFDSSKLENE
- a CDS encoding ParB/RepB/Spo0J family partition protein; translation: MKKKPLGRGLEALIPRSESKKEIFQLNIDEIVPNCEQPRKSYDEESLTELAESIKEHGIIQPIIVTKVDNKYKIIAGERRFRAAKKINLKQIPAIIKNIDRDGKILELSLIENIQREDLNTVDLARAYKFLINRCSYTQEELSKVIGKSRSSIANTLRLLKLPQEVLEGLKNNKITEGHARTLLALEEQNYIRDVYKKILDNNLSVRETEQLIKKLKNKNSKKIKSENPFKPFINDLEKQLENFFNTKVVISGRETKGSIKITYNSKKELEQIISKLRGERC
- the tpiA gene encoding triose-phosphate isomerase, which produces MKRKALIAANWKMNKDINESLIFINRLSDKEIDYNKVDVLIAPPFTSLYCISCEIKKKLPNLLLSAQNIYFEKEGAFTGEISAKMVGSTGATFTILGHSERRQYFKEDDEIINKKIKAALDFNLNIILCIGENIFEREADVATEVVLSQLGRSLKDINNDFINNIVIAYEPVWAIGTGKTASSEDANDMHSKIRGKIKDLYNYDVAENIKILYGGSVKPENIKELMNKEHIDGALVGGASLDVEKFYKIISFYNQ
- a CDS encoding AAA family ATPase, translated to MIKTLSITNQKGGVGKTTTAVNLAACLSSADFKILLIDMDPQANATSGLGLLSSNITYSIYDVLMNDVNIEDVIQKVDFEKLDIAPSKIDLTAAELELVSIISRENQLKKKINNIKNKYDFIIIDCPPSLGLLTINALVASDSVLIPLQCEYYALEGLSKLLSTIDLVKEDLNSNLSIEGILLTMYDPRNNLSKEVEKEAKNYFGNLVFNTKIPRNVKLSEAPSYGQPIIIYDATCKGAESYVEFVKEFLARYEKETIG